A single genomic interval of Caminicella sporogenes DSM 14501 harbors:
- a CDS encoding carbamoyl phosphate synthase small subunit has product MRGYLLFEDGTKFEGEIFGYQSESVGEVVFNTGMTGYQEILTDPSYYGQIVVMTYPLIGNYGVNSEDLQSSSPKVKGFIVREIYDDFSNWRGEENLKQYLVRNKIVGLKNIDTRALTKFIRERGSMAGKIVINRDYEKEDILQIKQFKNNKAVEKVTTKEIYNLKPKTYKVAVLDFGVKKNILNSLLKRNMELIIYPAFTPAEKILEDNPDGIFLSNGPGDPAELTEIIENIKKLIGKKPMFGICLGHQLISLALGFKTIKLKYGHRGTNHPVKDLVKNKIYITSQNHGYVVEESSLNEEVIITHVNLNDGSIEGLRHKTMPLFSVQFHPEASPGPHDTAYLFDEFKLMIQREEL; this is encoded by the coding sequence ATGAGAGGTTATTTGCTGTTTGAAGATGGAACTAAGTTTGAGGGCGAAATTTTTGGGTATCAGAGTGAATCAGTTGGGGAAGTTGTATTTAATACAGGTATGACAGGGTATCAAGAAATACTTACTGACCCTTCATATTATGGACAAATTGTAGTGATGACTTATCCTCTTATCGGAAATTATGGAGTTAATAGTGAAGATTTACAGTCCTCTAGTCCTAAAGTAAAAGGTTTTATTGTAAGAGAAATTTATGATGATTTTTCTAATTGGCGTGGAGAGGAAAATTTAAAACAATATCTTGTAAGAAATAAAATAGTTGGATTAAAAAATATAGATACACGAGCTTTAACAAAATTTATAAGAGAAAGAGGTTCAATGGCTGGAAAAATAGTGATAAATAGAGATTATGAAAAAGAAGATATTCTGCAAATAAAGCAGTTTAAAAATAATAAAGCAGTAGAAAAAGTAACGACAAAAGAAATATACAATTTAAAACCAAAAACTTATAAAGTTGCAGTATTGGATTTTGGGGTAAAGAAAAATATATTAAATTCTCTTTTAAAGAGAAATATGGAACTTATAATTTATCCAGCCTTTACTCCAGCAGAAAAAATTCTTGAGGATAATCCTGATGGAATATTTTTATCTAATGGACCCGGAGACCCTGCAGAGCTAACCGAGATAATAGAAAACATTAAAAAACTTATAGGTAAAAAGCCTATGTTTGGTATATGCTTAGGACACCAATTAATTTCTTTAGCACTTGGATTTAAAACTATAAAACTTAAATATGGACATAGGGGAACTAATCATCCTGTAAAAGATTTAGTAAAAAATAAAATATATATAACTTCTCAAAATCATGGATATGTAGTAGAAGAAAGCAGCTTAAATGAAGAAGTAATTATAACTCATGTTAATTTAAATGATGGAAGTATTGAAGGATTAAGACATAAAACAATGCCTCTTTTTAGTGTACAGTTTCATCCGGAAGCTTCGCCAGGACCTCATGATACGGCATATTTATTTGATGAGTTTAAACTTATGATACAGAGGGAGGAATTATAA
- a CDS encoding biotin transporter BioY has product MKISTRDMILVGLFAALTAIGAYLKIPTQPVPITLQILFCMYAGVLLGSKLGFLSQFVYVLMGLIGLPVFAGGMSGFSYVLKPTFGYLIGFILCGFIIGKLTEKINDITGINGLIKLFIVTVIGLGAVYIVGVPYLYVIFNTYLGKAIDFNTAMKYGFYPFIIQDLVKCFIVAITAVKVLPAIRRAGRKYI; this is encoded by the coding sequence ATGAAAATTAGTACAAGAGATATGATTTTAGTTGGATTATTTGCAGCTCTTACTGCAATAGGTGCATATCTAAAAATACCTACACAACCAGTACCCATAACATTGCAGATATTATTTTGTATGTATGCTGGAGTTTTATTAGGAAGTAAACTAGGTTTTCTTTCTCAATTTGTATATGTACTTATGGGGCTCATAGGTTTACCTGTATTTGCAGGAGGCATGAGTGGTTTTTCATATGTACTTAAACCTACTTTTGGTTATTTAATCGGATTTATATTATGTGGATTTATAATAGGAAAATTAACAGAAAAAATAAATGATATAACGGGAATTAATGGACTAATAAAATTATTTATAGTGACTGTAATAGGACTTGGTGCAGTTTATATTGTTGGTGTACCTTATTTATATGTAATATTTAATACCTATTTAGGCAAAGCCATAGATTTTAATACGGCAATGAAATATGGCTTTTATCCTTTTATAATTCAAGATTTAGTAAAGTGCTTTATTGTTGCAATTACAGCAGTTAAAGTATTACCTGCAATAAGAAGGGCAGGTAGAAAATATATATGA
- a CDS encoding MATE family efflux transporter encodes MNTRNHMLGNEKMSKLLFKLSLPATIGMIVNALYNLIDTIFVGRGVSPLAIGGLTIALPIQMIIMAFAQMIGIGTASLISRSLGAKDIEKADMASGNAFLAITILSTLTMIFGLIFIDPLLKFFGATEKLLPYSKAYLSVIFLGSIFYSFAVASNNIVRAEGNAKVAMFTMIVGTGLNIILDPIFIFVLKLGIKGAALATIISQFVSFLYILKYLYSGKSSIKVKLHHLKPNKEILKEIFSIGSSAFARQTAGSILAIIINNSLKTYGSDAAITIYGIINRFIIFLCMPIFGTVQGMQPIAGFNYGAKKIDRVKEVVKLSIITTTVLASFGALIAQIFPISIMKLFGLKDNLAIEGSKALRIVISMLPIIGIQIVGATFFQSIGKAVPSLILSLSRQLLFFIPIVLILPHFIGLYGIWLAFPISDILSTIITTSLVKREMKKISLKTI; translated from the coding sequence ATGAATACAAGAAATCACATGTTAGGCAATGAAAAAATGAGTAAATTATTATTCAAACTGTCGCTACCAGCTACTATCGGAATGATTGTCAATGCACTTTACAACTTAATTGATACTATATTCGTAGGCAGAGGCGTTAGTCCCTTAGCTATAGGAGGATTAACAATAGCTCTCCCTATTCAAATGATAATAATGGCTTTTGCTCAAATGATAGGCATAGGAACAGCTTCTTTAATTTCAAGGAGTCTTGGAGCAAAAGATATTGAAAAAGCAGATATGGCTTCAGGAAATGCATTTTTAGCTATAACAATACTTTCTACTTTAACTATGATATTTGGACTCATATTTATTGACCCTTTGCTTAAATTCTTTGGTGCTACAGAAAAACTTCTGCCTTATTCAAAAGCATATTTATCTGTAATATTCCTCGGCAGCATATTTTATTCATTTGCAGTTGCTTCTAATAATATTGTAAGAGCCGAAGGAAATGCTAAAGTTGCAATGTTTACAATGATTGTAGGTACAGGTTTAAATATTATTTTAGACCCTATATTTATTTTTGTACTTAAATTAGGAATTAAAGGAGCTGCATTAGCTACTATCATCTCGCAGTTTGTATCATTTTTATATATATTAAAATATCTTTACAGCGGAAAAAGCTCTATAAAAGTTAAACTTCATCACTTAAAACCCAATAAGGAAATTTTAAAAGAAATTTTTTCAATAGGTTCTTCAGCCTTTGCAAGACAGACAGCAGGAAGTATACTAGCAATTATAATCAATAATTCTTTAAAAACATACGGTTCAGATGCAGCAATAACTATATATGGTATCATAAATAGATTTATAATCTTCTTATGTATGCCAATATTTGGTACAGTACAAGGTATGCAGCCTATAGCTGGCTTTAACTATGGTGCTAAAAAAATTGATAGAGTTAAAGAAGTAGTTAAATTATCTATAATTACAACTACTGTTCTTGCATCTTTTGGAGCTCTAATTGCACAAATTTTCCCTATATCAATAATGAAATTGTTTGGATTAAAAGACAATTTAGCAATTGAAGGCTCTAAAGCTCTTAGAATAGTAATTTCTATGCTTCCAATAATAGGAATACAAATAGTAGGAGCAACTTTTTTTCAATCTATCGGAAAAGCTGTTCCTTCACTAATATTATCATTGTCAAGACAACTATTATTTTTTATTCCTATTGTTCTCATATTGCCACATTTTATAGGTCTATATGGAATATGGCTTGCTTTCCCTATATCCGATATTTTATCAACAATAATTACTACTTCACTTGTAAAAAGAGAAATGAAAAAAATATCTTTAAAAACTATTTAA
- a CDS encoding MBL fold metallo-hydrolase RNA specificity domain-containing protein, translated as MKITFLGAANTVTGSNYLITTDKYKFLIDCGQFQGSKEIEKLNFKEFNFSPSEIDFLILTHAHLDHSGRIPKLVKEGFHNKIYCTRPTVDLCDILLKDSGHIHEMETELENKKRKKAGLEEISPLYTVEDAEISMQYFNPIPYDEIININRDIKLRLKDAGHLLGSAIIELWITENNTEKKLVFSGDLGTKDRPLLKNPNYITETDYLIIESTYGNRVHENASERISKLVNIILNTIKENGNVIIPSFAVGRTQEIIYELNKYNESQENSNIFSNIPIYIDSPLAISATEIFKEHINYLDEETRNYILRGKDPLDFKNLKFTHSIIESKKINVDSNPKIIISASGMCEAGRIKYHLKNNLWKENSSIIFVGYQAEGTLGREIQNGAKTVKIFDENINVNAKIYSIESFSGHADMNDLIKWIGHFNKMPKKTFIVHGEKDSTANLSNLIKENFKLDTIIPNLNESFEI; from the coding sequence ATGAAAATAACATTTTTAGGTGCAGCAAATACTGTAACAGGTTCAAATTATCTTATAACAACTGACAAATATAAATTTCTAATAGACTGCGGACAATTTCAAGGCAGTAAAGAAATAGAAAAATTAAATTTTAAAGAATTTAACTTTTCTCCTTCTGAAATTGACTTTCTCATACTTACCCATGCTCATCTAGACCACAGCGGTAGAATTCCAAAACTAGTAAAAGAAGGCTTTCACAATAAAATATACTGCACAAGACCAACTGTGGATTTATGTGATATACTCTTAAAAGACAGCGGTCATATACATGAAATGGAAACAGAACTGGAAAATAAAAAAAGAAAAAAAGCCGGTCTTGAAGAAATCTCCCCTCTATACACCGTAGAAGATGCTGAAATAAGTATGCAGTACTTTAATCCTATACCATATGATGAAATAATAAATATTAATAGAGATATTAAACTTAGATTGAAAGATGCAGGTCATCTACTTGGTTCTGCCATAATAGAATTGTGGATTACAGAAAATAATACTGAAAAAAAATTAGTTTTTTCAGGTGATTTGGGTACTAAAGACAGACCTCTTCTCAAAAATCCCAATTACATTACTGAAACTGATTACCTTATAATAGAATCAACCTATGGCAACAGAGTCCATGAAAATGCCAGTGAAAGAATTTCTAAACTTGTAAATATAATATTAAATACTATAAAAGAAAACGGTAATGTTATAATTCCTTCATTTGCTGTCGGCAGAACACAAGAAATCATATATGAACTCAATAAATACAATGAAAGTCAAGAAAATTCCAATATATTTTCAAATATCCCCATTTATATTGATAGTCCACTGGCTATATCTGCAACTGAAATATTCAAAGAACACATCAATTATCTTGATGAAGAAACTAGAAATTATATCTTAAGAGGAAAAGACCCTCTAGATTTTAAAAATTTAAAATTTACTCACTCTATTATTGAATCAAAGAAAATAAATGTCGATTCAAATCCCAAAATAATTATTTCTGCAAGCGGTATGTGTGAAGCAGGTCGAATAAAATATCATCTTAAAAACAATCTCTGGAAAGAAAATTCAAGTATCATATTTGTCGGCTATCAAGCTGAAGGCACTTTAGGAAGAGAAATTCAAAATGGAGCTAAAACAGTTAAAATTTTTGATGAAAACATAAATGTAAATGCTAAAATTTATTCAATAGAAAGTTTTTCTGGTCACGCTGACATGAACGATTTAATTAAGTGGATAGGCCACTTTAATAAAATGCCTAAAAAAACATTTATTGTTCATGGTGAAAAAGATTCAACTGCAAATCTTAGTAATCTTATAAAAGAAAACTTTAAACTCGATACAATAATTCCTAATTTAAATGAAAGCTTTGAAATTTAA
- a CDS encoding putative glycoside hydrolase: protein MVKKGIAVFLIVLVFLSIALAGCSIKTTASIDGQEKDESVTVIDSEENKTEDEKAKDEKEQDDLEKNKQISEKSENIVYISASKLNVRAEGSKDAKIIGSVVKGLPVKVLDKLTNEAGEVTWYKIEFENEKFNNEGWISAKYTVADRMELLGEAYRDLDLSPQAKVEEYEGNPRVKVKGVYVTIHSASNSRLDKLIEMAKETDINAFVIDVKDDNGNVLFPTKTAEKFGTTANNKAPIKNIEAFMKKLKENNIYAIARIVSFKDPKYARAYPDKAITYKKSGKPFTNRDGIIWVSPHDRNLWEYNISIAKEAAEVGFNEIQFDYVRFPASNGGKMDKYLDYKNTLGESKPLTIQRYLKYAREELSPLKVYISADIYGLVGSVADDMGIGQYWEAISNIVDYVCPMMYPSHYGNGVYGLSVPDAYPYETIDRGIKDALMRNKNIETPAIIRPWIQDFTATWVKGHVKYGIKEVKAQIRALEDNGVSEFLLWNPANRYTEGALK from the coding sequence ATGGTTAAAAAAGGAATCGCAGTATTTTTAATAGTACTTGTATTTTTAAGTATTGCTTTAGCCGGTTGTAGTATAAAAACTACAGCTTCTATTGATGGACAAGAGAAAGATGAAAGTGTGACTGTAATTGATAGTGAAGAAAATAAGACTGAAGATGAAAAAGCTAAAGATGAAAAAGAACAAGATGATTTAGAAAAAAATAAACAAATTAGTGAAAAAAGTGAAAATATTGTATATATAAGTGCAAGTAAATTAAATGTTAGAGCAGAGGGAAGTAAAGATGCAAAAATTATAGGAAGTGTAGTAAAAGGATTACCTGTTAAAGTATTAGATAAACTTACTAATGAAGCAGGTGAAGTTACTTGGTATAAAATTGAATTTGAGAATGAAAAATTCAACAATGAAGGATGGATTTCTGCTAAATATACTGTTGCAGATAGAATGGAACTTTTAGGTGAGGCCTACAGAGACCTTGATTTGTCGCCACAAGCAAAGGTAGAAGAATATGAAGGAAATCCAAGAGTGAAAGTTAAGGGTGTATATGTAACTATTCATTCAGCTTCTAACAGTAGATTAGACAAGCTTATTGAAATGGCTAAGGAAACAGACATAAATGCATTTGTAATAGATGTTAAGGACGATAATGGAAATGTATTATTTCCTACTAAGACAGCTGAAAAATTTGGAACAACAGCAAATAATAAAGCACCTATAAAAAATATAGAAGCCTTTATGAAGAAATTAAAGGAAAACAATATTTATGCTATAGCAAGAATAGTTTCATTTAAAGACCCTAAATATGCTAGAGCTTATCCAGATAAGGCTATAACTTATAAAAAGAGTGGTAAACCATTTACAAACAGGGATGGCATAATATGGGTTTCTCCACATGATAGAAATTTATGGGAGTATAATATAAGTATAGCTAAAGAAGCTGCAGAAGTTGGGTTTAATGAAATTCAATTTGACTACGTTAGATTTCCTGCTTCAAATGGGGGTAAAATGGATAAGTATTTAGATTATAAAAATACTTTGGGAGAGTCAAAGCCACTGACTATACAGAGGTATTTAAAATATGCAAGAGAGGAGCTTTCACCTTTAAAAGTATATATTTCTGCTGATATATATGGTTTAGTTGGTTCAGTTGCCGATGACATGGGAATAGGTCAGTATTGGGAAGCGATAAGCAATATAGTTGATTATGTGTGTCCTATGATGTACCCAAGTCATTATGGAAATGGAGTATATGGACTTTCAGTTCCAGATGCTTATCCGTATGAAACTATAGACCGTGGAATAAAAGATGCACTTATGAGAAATAAAAATATTGAAACGCCAGCTATAATAAGACCTTGGATTCAGGATTTTACTGCAACATGGGTTAAGGGACATGTTAAATATGGTATAAAAGAGGTAAAGGCTCAAATTAGAGCATTGGAAGATAATGGAGTAAGTGAGTTTTTATTATGGAATCCTGCGAATAGATATACAGAAGGAGCGTTAAAATAG
- a CDS encoding fumarylacetoacetate hydrolase family protein, translated as MYFATYKYKGIEEVGVVLKDKNTIIPMREIFKSLDKKTPATMLEFIDLADDELIDDIKNALGKNTYEEIEKEKVKICAPIPYPRRNLICLGKNYLDHAKETIGLPGGSDEIPKFPIYFSKIADPAIGDGDIIKKHSEITDKIDYEVELAVIIGRDGINIKREEAEKYIFGYTIVNDISARNIQRKHGQWFKGKSLDTFCPMGPYIAHKSIIDFPVELDIMCKINGEVRQSSNTKHFIFDIPYIISDLSKGMKLKAGDIIITGTPAGVGLGFKPFKFLKPGDVIECYIEKIGTLTNKIEE; from the coding sequence GTGTATTTTGCAACTTACAAATATAAAGGTATAGAAGAAGTAGGTGTAGTATTAAAAGATAAAAATACAATAATACCTATGAGAGAAATATTTAAAAGTTTAGATAAAAAAACTCCAGCAACAATGTTGGAATTTATAGACTTAGCTGATGATGAATTGATAGATGATATAAAAAATGCTTTAGGAAAAAATACTTATGAAGAGATAGAAAAAGAAAAAGTAAAAATTTGTGCTCCAATACCTTATCCAAGGAGAAATTTGATTTGTCTTGGAAAAAATTATCTTGATCATGCTAAGGAAACTATAGGGCTTCCGGGAGGAAGTGATGAAATACCTAAATTTCCTATATATTTTTCTAAAATAGCTGACCCTGCTATTGGAGATGGAGATATAATAAAAAAACATTCAGAAATAACAGATAAGATAGATTATGAAGTAGAGCTTGCAGTAATTATAGGCAGAGATGGTATAAATATAAAAAGGGAAGAAGCAGAAAAATATATTTTCGGATATACGATTGTAAATGATATATCTGCAAGAAATATTCAGAGAAAGCATGGACAGTGGTTTAAAGGTAAAAGTTTAGATACTTTTTGTCCGATGGGACCTTACATAGCTCATAAAAGTATAATAGATTTTCCTGTGGAATTAGATATAATGTGCAAAATAAATGGAGAAGTTAGACAAAGTTCCAATACTAAGCATTTTATATTTGATATACCTTATATAATAAGTGATTTATCAAAGGGAATGAAGTTAAAAGCTGGAGATATTATTATAACAGGTACTCCTGCTGGTGTTGGATTAGGATTTAAACCTTTCAAGTTTTTAAAACCCGGAGATGTAATAGAATGCTATATAGAGAAAATAGGAACTTTGACAAATAAAATTGAAGAATAA
- a CDS encoding 4Fe-4S dicluster domain-containing protein: MKRIDERDTMFARMSYEKGSKEYDDYYKRNPEKKKIDDEIRELPNICGEGTATFHPLHSPVANAGFKFLSDIRKYVEGEINKNKVEIHPQEMSKKLKKFAKYFSAKLVGITEMKEYHYYSYRGRHPENYGEKIDKFHKYGIVFAVEMDKDMINRAPQCEEVIEVTKGYINAAIIGMWLSYYIRELGYDARNHMDGNYLVVLPLVAEDAGLGEIGRSGLLITKEYGPRVRLGVVTTDMPLIADKRDEFGIKEFCKVCKKCVKTCPGKAISEGDIELIDGILKWQIKQESCYAVWRKVGTDCGVCLSACPFSQSIPIELVNNMKNDKTIIDRILIEHEKKNGIRPYIKQPLELLE; encoded by the coding sequence ATGAAGAGAATTGATGAGAGAGATACGATGTTTGCTAGGATGAGCTATGAAAAAGGTTCAAAGGAATATGATGATTATTATAAAAGAAATCCAGAAAAAAAGAAAATAGATGACGAAATAAGAGAATTGCCAAACATTTGTGGTGAAGGTACAGCTACATTTCATCCTTTACATTCTCCAGTAGCAAATGCTGGTTTTAAGTTTTTATCTGATATAAGAAAATATGTAGAAGGGGAAATTAATAAAAATAAAGTTGAAATACATCCTCAAGAAATGAGCAAAAAATTAAAGAAATTTGCAAAGTATTTCAGTGCAAAATTAGTTGGTATAACTGAGATGAAAGAATATCATTACTATAGTTATAGAGGAAGACATCCAGAAAACTATGGTGAAAAAATTGATAAATTTCATAAATATGGGATAGTTTTTGCAGTGGAAATGGATAAAGATATGATTAATAGGGCTCCACAATGTGAAGAAGTCATTGAAGTGACGAAGGGATATATAAATGCTGCAATAATAGGAATGTGGCTTAGCTACTATATAAGAGAATTAGGTTATGATGCAAGAAATCATATGGATGGTAATTATTTAGTTGTACTACCATTAGTTGCAGAAGATGCAGGTTTAGGAGAAATAGGAAGGTCGGGTTTATTAATAACAAAAGAATATGGTCCTAGAGTTCGCCTTGGGGTAGTAACTACAGATATGCCTTTAATAGCTGATAAAAGAGATGAATTTGGGATAAAAGAATTTTGCAAAGTGTGTAAAAAATGTGTTAAGACTTGTCCGGGAAAAGCTATATCTGAAGGTGATATTGAGCTAATTGATGGTATTTTAAAATGGCAAATAAAGCAAGAAAGTTGCTATGCTGTATGGAGAAAAGTAGGTACAGATTGTGGAGTGTGTTTATCGGCATGTCCTTTTAGTCAAAGTATACCTATTGAGCTGGTAAATAATATGAAAAATGATAAGACAATTATAGATAGAATATTAATAGAGCATGAAAAGAAAAACGGAATTAGACCATATATAAAACAACCATTAGAACTCCTTGAATAG
- the bioB gene encoding biotin synthase BioB — protein sequence MNKGAMLINMKELILKITDKVLKGEDITYEEALDLINIDDNNMEILEYLFQGANKIREKFMGKKVDLCTIINAKSGMCSEDCKFCAQSSHYNTDVKKYNLLDYDEILKRAKEMEKAGAHRFSLVTSGKGIKGKEFDKLLDIYKRLNRDTNLKLCASHGVISYEQVLKLKESGVSMYHHNIETCKDYYQEICTTHSYEERIQTIKNVINAGMDICCGGIIGLGESLEDRVKMAFEIKELGVKSIPINVLNPIKGTPLEDKEILHPFEILKTMAVYRYIIPDSYIRYAGGRMAIKDKQNIGFKAGVNAALVGNYLTTIGSDINKDKKMILCEGLEI from the coding sequence ATGAATAAAGGAGCTATGTTAATTAACATGAAAGAGTTGATATTAAAAATAACGGATAAGGTCTTAAAAGGTGAGGATATTACTTATGAAGAAGCTTTAGATTTAATAAATATTGATGACAATAATATGGAAATTTTAGAGTATTTATTTCAGGGTGCAAATAAGATAAGAGAAAAGTTTATGGGCAAAAAAGTTGATTTATGTACTATTATAAATGCTAAATCTGGAATGTGTTCAGAAGACTGTAAGTTTTGTGCTCAGTCATCTCATTATAATACAGATGTAAAGAAATATAACTTGCTAGATTATGATGAAATATTGAAAAGAGCTAAAGAAATGGAAAAGGCAGGAGCACATAGATTTTCTTTAGTAACTAGCGGTAAAGGTATTAAAGGAAAAGAATTTGATAAACTTCTTGATATATATAAAAGATTAAATAGAGATACAAACTTAAAGCTTTGTGCATCTCATGGAGTAATAAGTTATGAGCAAGTACTAAAGCTTAAAGAATCTGGAGTAAGTATGTATCATCATAATATTGAAACTTGTAAAGATTATTATCAAGAAATTTGCACAACACATTCTTATGAAGAGAGGATACAGACAATTAAAAATGTTATTAATGCAGGTATGGACATATGCTGTGGAGGAATAATAGGACTAGGCGAAAGTTTAGAGGACAGAGTAAAAATGGCATTTGAAATTAAGGAATTGGGAGTAAAATCGATTCCAATTAACGTATTAAATCCTATAAAGGGGACTCCTCTAGAGGATAAAGAAATTTTACATCCATTTGAAATATTAAAGACAATGGCTGTTTATAGATATATAATTCCTGATAGTTATATTAGATATGCAGGTGGAAGAATGGCTATTAAGGATAAACAAAATATAGGTTTTAAAGCAGGAGTAAATGCAGCTTTAGTAGGAAATTATTTGACTACAATTGGCAGTGATATAAATAAAGATAAAAAGATGATATTATGTGAAGGATTAGAAATATAA
- a CDS encoding MarR family winged helix-turn-helix transcriptional regulator, with the protein MRCLDNSIGKWISILHRYAKCYIDRELKTYNIGSGQFIFLVLLFKKDGINQEDISKIINIDKGTTARALKKLEKEGYIKRQIDPDDKRAYKVYITEKALSIKSKIFNVLKKWTDILSSDFTEEEKELALKLLQKMSQNASNYIKKNYK; encoded by the coding sequence ATGAGGTGTCTTGATAATTCTATTGGAAAGTGGATTTCCATACTGCACAGATATGCTAAATGCTATATAGATAGAGAATTAAAAACATATAATATAGGTTCAGGTCAATTTATATTTCTCGTTCTTTTATTTAAAAAAGACGGTATTAATCAAGAAGATATTTCTAAAATAATTAACATTGATAAAGGTACTACTGCAAGAGCATTAAAAAAATTAGAAAAAGAAGGCTATATAAAAAGACAAATAGACCCTGATGACAAAAGAGCCTACAAAGTTTATATAACTGAAAAAGCTTTAAGTATCAAATCTAAAATATTTAATGTTTTAAAGAAGTGGACAGATATTTTATCATCAGATTTTACTGAAGAAGAAAAAGAATTAGCTTTGAAACTTTTACAAAAAATGTCACAAAATGCTTCAAATTATATAAAGAAAAATTATAAATAA